Part of the Sphingobium sp. SCG-1 genome, GGCAGATCTGATCGTGCGTAGCAAGTGGCGGCTCCTCCCGGCAAAACTGATCTACAGTATGGACCGTGATCATTGCCCGAAGGCATAGCGCCCGAGGTCGCATCTAATCTTTGGAGTTTCGTGAGACGCTTCTCACATTGCCTCATCCTTTAGTACAACCGGCGACATGCGAAAGCCGACCCCCCGAACGGTATCAATAGTCGGCACTCCTGGAAGACCGGCAAGTTTGCGCCTCAAATAGCCAATATAAACATCGACAGCATTTTCTGTAACGTCCGTATCTTCTCCCCAGACTCCATCCATGATGACGTCACGACGGACTGCAACGCCGGCTCGCGCCGCCAGAAATGACAGGAGATCGAATTCACGGCGAGAGAGCAAGAGCGCGCTCGTACCTACCGTGACCAATCGCGCCAACACATCGACGGTGAGCGCGCCGACTAGAAGAACGCGGCTGCGATGGACTTCCCCTCGGCGAACCAGCGCTCCCAGCCGAGCAACGAGCTCGGAGAATGCAAAGGGTTTTGTCAAATAATCGTCTGCACCTCCGTCAAAACCTTCAAGTCGGTCCTCAAGCGTTGCCCGCGCCGTGAGCATCAACACTGGCGTATCGATCGCAGCGGAGCGCAATTCTCGACAGAGCTCAACGCCGTCGACGTCTGGCAAGCCGAGATCCAGAACGGCGGCTGCGAACGCCTGGGTCCGAAGACTTGCGATCACCTGACGTCCCGATCGGTGCCACTCTACGTTGAAGCCTTCGGTCACAAGTCCGCGACTGACAAAGCGACCGACGCCCGGATCGTCCTCGACTAGCAGAATGTTCATGATGCCAGCGGCAACTCGATCAGAATGGCAAGGCCTCCTTGTGCACAATTTTTTGCTGAGATTGTTCCCTGGTGCGATTGTATGACCCATCGCGCCACG contains:
- a CDS encoding response regulator transcription factor, with protein sequence MTEGFNVEWHRSGRQVIASLRTQAFAAAVLDLGLPDVDGVELCRELRSAAIDTPVLMLTARATLEDRLEGFDGGADDYLTKPFAFSELVARLGALVRRGEVHRSRVLLVGALTVDVLARLVTVGTSALLLSRREFDLLSFLAARAGVAVRRDVIMDGVWGEDTDVTENAVDVYIGYLRRKLAGLPGVPTIDTVRGVGFRMSPVVLKDEAM